One genomic segment of Desulfocapsa sulfexigens DSM 10523 includes these proteins:
- a CDS encoding TIGR03960 family B12-binding radical SAM protein has translation MKRNFEQRETLPFVNKPGRYLGHEYNAFVKNWEQTPLHCALVFPDLYEIGMSHQGLQILYHILNAQDSVLAERCYCPAKDMEELLRSRNLPLCSLENNRSLLDFDLIGITLPYELCYTNILTILDLASIPLRSTDRDEDMPIVLGGGSCSLNPEPVADFFDAILLGDGEEAILEIAESVRLGRKDQLPRAAILEKLAAIPGVYIPSHFEPSYKEDGSIAEIKALHPDFQVVTRRVLNDLSKLDHLLHPLVPNSKIVHDRLGVEVARGCTRGCRFCQAGIIYRPVRERSPEQIFELASQGIKNSGFDELALLSLSTGDYSCLSTTLPQLMDRFSRQAISVSMPSMRVGTLTQGLMDQIKRVRKTGFTLAPEAGSERLRRVINKGITEDDLLNTSKDAFGLGWKVMKLYFMIGLPTETLEDIEAIAELANKTKEVGSRSGGRGRQQINVSVGTFVPKPHTPFQWDAQISIEESREKISLLKKILPRKGINFKWHDPEQSLLEGVFSRGDRRLADLLETVWKKGARLDGWSDYFDLSRWQEAADECSLVLSDFLRPRGLEEILPWHHLSSGVDENFLKEELQKAHTEAYTPDCRYHDCQKCGLCDFKVIKPVVIDRKQRQPEEAEGKPPFGLPKQTDRPQQNEELHFRYFVTYSRMGDICYLGHLEILQIVFRVLRRAGIETNFSKGFNPSPKVSFGPAMPVGTQSLAEYFVMDLPMPLDNLEEARERLNKQMPPGLTVQKIVLSNGKVPQEMVSSYRITLYPTLSSNDKQLIEKFLATDSFTVKRVRKGKVMEIDFRPLVVSLECIEEETLSLELLSKASQAGVKPLEALASILQKEQKELLSSVVIKTGWKEV, from the coding sequence ATGAAACGAAACTTCGAACAGAGAGAAACCCTTCCTTTTGTCAACAAACCAGGACGTTACCTTGGTCACGAATACAATGCCTTTGTAAAAAACTGGGAGCAGACTCCGCTCCATTGTGCACTTGTCTTCCCGGATCTCTATGAAATTGGTATGTCCCATCAGGGTTTACAGATACTCTATCACATCCTGAATGCTCAGGACAGTGTCCTTGCTGAACGTTGCTATTGTCCTGCCAAGGATATGGAAGAACTTCTGCGGTCACGCAACCTTCCCCTCTGTTCACTCGAAAACAATCGTTCCCTACTTGACTTTGACCTTATCGGGATAACCTTGCCCTATGAGCTTTGCTATACCAACATCCTCACCATCCTTGATCTTGCCTCAATCCCTCTTCGCTCAACTGATCGCGACGAGGATATGCCCATCGTGCTTGGCGGCGGCTCCTGCAGCCTGAACCCAGAACCTGTTGCTGATTTTTTTGATGCCATCCTCCTCGGTGACGGTGAGGAGGCCATTCTCGAAATTGCCGAAAGTGTTCGCCTTGGCAGGAAGGATCAGCTTCCAAGAGCTGCCATTCTTGAAAAACTTGCCGCCATCCCCGGTGTCTACATACCTTCCCATTTTGAGCCTTCCTACAAAGAGGATGGAAGTATTGCAGAAATCAAGGCTCTCCATCCTGATTTTCAGGTGGTTACACGAAGAGTTCTCAATGATCTGTCCAAACTCGACCACCTTCTCCATCCCCTGGTCCCCAATTCAAAAATTGTCCATGACAGATTAGGGGTAGAGGTAGCCAGAGGGTGCACAAGAGGGTGCCGTTTTTGTCAAGCTGGGATCATTTATCGTCCTGTCCGGGAACGAAGTCCCGAACAAATTTTTGAACTTGCCAGTCAGGGAATCAAAAATTCAGGTTTTGACGAACTTGCCCTGCTCTCTCTTTCCACCGGCGATTACTCCTGTCTTAGTACAACTTTGCCCCAACTGATGGATCGATTTTCCAGGCAGGCCATATCAGTTTCCATGCCTTCCATGCGTGTTGGCACACTCACCCAGGGGCTTATGGATCAGATTAAACGAGTTCGCAAAACCGGTTTCACACTGGCTCCCGAGGCCGGAAGTGAACGCTTGCGTCGAGTTATCAATAAGGGAATCACCGAAGATGATCTCCTCAACACCAGCAAAGATGCCTTTGGACTTGGCTGGAAGGTGATGAAGCTCTATTTCATGATAGGTCTGCCAACCGAAACCCTGGAAGATATTGAAGCTATAGCTGAGCTTGCCAACAAGACCAAGGAGGTGGGAAGCCGGTCGGGCGGCAGGGGCCGGCAACAGATTAATGTAAGCGTTGGAACATTCGTCCCTAAACCGCACACCCCTTTTCAATGGGATGCACAAATATCAATCGAAGAAAGCCGAGAAAAAATATCCCTGCTGAAAAAGATACTGCCGAGAAAAGGAATCAACTTCAAATGGCACGATCCGGAACAAAGCCTGCTTGAAGGTGTATTCTCCCGTGGTGACAGACGGTTGGCGGATCTACTTGAAACAGTGTGGAAGAAAGGTGCCAGGCTTGACGGTTGGTCCGATTACTTTGATCTTTCACGCTGGCAGGAGGCGGCCGATGAATGCTCGCTTGTCCTCAGCGATTTTCTCCGTCCAAGAGGCCTGGAGGAGATCCTCCCCTGGCACCACCTCAGCAGTGGTGTTGACGAGAATTTTCTCAAGGAAGAATTACAGAAAGCCCATACGGAAGCATACACGCCCGACTGTCGCTATCACGATTGCCAGAAATGCGGCCTCTGTGATTTCAAAGTAATCAAACCCGTTGTCATTGACAGAAAACAGCGGCAGCCAGAGGAAGCTGAAGGCAAACCTCCCTTCGGCCTCCCAAAGCAAACAGATAGACCGCAGCAGAACGAAGAACTCCATTTTCGCTATTTCGTTACTTATTCCCGCATGGGAGACATCTGTTATCTTGGCCATCTGGAAATCCTTCAGATTGTTTTCCGTGTTCTGCGCCGTGCTGGAATCGAAACTAATTTTTCCAAGGGATTTAACCCATCTCCCAAGGTATCCTTCGGCCCTGCAATGCCCGTTGGTACACAAAGTCTTGCTGAATATTTTGTAATGGATCTGCCCATGCCGCTTGATAACCTGGAAGAAGCCAGGGAACGATTGAATAAACAGATGCCCCCGGGTCTCACCGTTCAAAAAATAGTTCTCAGCAACGGCAAGGTTCCGCAGGAAATGGTCAGTTCCTATCGGATCACTCTCTACCCGACACTGAGCAGTAACGACAAACAACTGATTGAGAAATTCCTGGCTACTGACAGCTTTACCGTGAAACGGGTTCGCAAGGGAAAGGTCATGGAAATCGATTTCAGACCACTTGTTGTTTCACTGGAATGTATAGAAGAGGAAACACTGTCCCTGGAGTTGCTCAGCAAGGCAAGTCAGGCCGGAGTAAAACCACTGGAAGCACTTGCGTCCATTCTGCAAAAGGAACAAAAGGAATTACTCTCCTCCGTGGTCATAAAAACCGGCTGGAAAGAGGTTTAG
- a CDS encoding tetratricopeptide repeat protein has translation MHLLSYGFVSILTLFYFNGCSSVPPDTFELEEHLVPEELAHDPLQENSDSSCSYFYFLWGTHAENNEQYVEAEEAFEKALICDPDSRYILRRLPILLLKMGKQQTAAKWLRTAIEKYPDETQDRLLLARLDIQNNEIDEAINLYNELISLSPEDETLYLRLGFLYSEQHRYMEAEKTYQKALLVNPESLFAHLYLARLASQMSKTALAEKWYQKALEINWSIELVFEIADFFGKYEDYQKVEELYRSILEKNPKETRAGLGLVHTLLLQEKEENALQVLQDLRNNSDDPAQIDIITARIHLRSKNFDRAAEILTPLTVDHEMPEATYMLAVIRYQQQQLDNAMALLQTIGQEADQFEDATYLQVRIFMERKQDSRAIELLKQTLLNEELASPGLYTLLASLYMEQDQIEKGYELLDAALIRYPDNATIYFEYGLLREQDGSQQQAIALMKKVLEIDPDHTEALNYLGYTWADNNTNLEKALEYIQKAIQLKPGNGYIQDSLGWVYFRMGKLELAAIETLKALELEPQDPNIYEHLGDIYMAQGQQKKAIQAYQEAEKLFQKAGDKARLLKKILDTQE, from the coding sequence ATGCACCTTCTTTCATATGGATTCGTATCTATCCTGACACTATTCTACTTCAATGGATGCAGTTCTGTACCACCTGACACTTTTGAACTTGAAGAGCACCTTGTTCCTGAAGAACTTGCTCATGACCCGCTCCAGGAAAACAGCGACAGCTCGTGCTCCTATTTCTATTTTCTCTGGGGGACACACGCAGAAAATAACGAACAGTATGTAGAGGCCGAAGAAGCCTTTGAAAAAGCACTCATCTGCGACCCGGATTCACGTTATATCCTTCGCAGACTCCCCATTCTTCTTCTCAAAATGGGGAAACAGCAAACCGCCGCCAAATGGCTGCGCACTGCCATTGAGAAATACCCTGACGAGACACAGGACAGACTCCTCCTCGCTCGTCTGGATATCCAAAATAATGAGATTGATGAAGCCATCAATCTCTACAATGAACTCATTTCGCTAAGCCCGGAAGACGAGACGCTGTATCTCCGTCTGGGATTTCTATACTCCGAGCAGCATCGATATATGGAGGCAGAAAAGACCTACCAGAAAGCCCTTCTGGTGAATCCCGAATCTCTCTTTGCCCACCTCTATCTTGCACGATTGGCTTCACAGATGAGCAAAACAGCGCTGGCTGAAAAATGGTACCAGAAGGCTCTGGAAATCAACTGGTCCATCGAACTTGTCTTTGAAATTGCAGATTTTTTTGGAAAGTATGAAGACTACCAGAAAGTTGAAGAACTGTATCGATCTATTTTGGAAAAGAATCCTAAGGAGACTCGAGCCGGCCTTGGACTTGTCCATACCCTGCTCCTTCAGGAAAAAGAAGAGAATGCTCTTCAAGTATTGCAGGATTTGCGTAATAACAGCGATGACCCGGCCCAAATAGATATAATCACCGCAAGGATCCATCTCCGCTCCAAGAATTTTGACAGGGCTGCTGAAATCCTCACGCCCTTAACAGTTGACCATGAGATGCCTGAGGCCACATACATGCTTGCTGTCATCCGTTATCAGCAACAGCAACTGGACAACGCCATGGCCCTGCTGCAAACAATAGGACAGGAGGCAGATCAGTTTGAAGATGCGACCTATCTCCAGGTACGAATATTCATGGAACGTAAGCAGGATTCACGTGCCATTGAGCTGCTCAAACAAACACTTCTCAATGAAGAACTGGCGAGCCCCGGTCTCTACACACTTCTGGCATCACTCTATATGGAGCAAGATCAGATAGAGAAGGGCTATGAATTGCTGGACGCAGCCCTTATCAGATATCCTGACAACGCCACAATCTATTTTGAATATGGGCTGCTCCGTGAACAGGATGGCTCTCAGCAACAGGCAATTGCTCTCATGAAAAAGGTTCTGGAAATTGACCCGGATCATACCGAAGCATTAAATTACCTCGGTTACACATGGGCTGACAACAACACCAACCTGGAAAAGGCTCTGGAATATATCCAGAAAGCAATACAACTGAAGCCCGGGAACGGATACATTCAAGACAGCCTTGGATGGGTCTATTTCCGTATGGGAAAACTTGAACTCGCAGCAATTGAGACATTAAAAGCTCTGGAACTCGAGCCTCAAGATCCAAACATTTACGAGCATCTGGGTGACATCTATATGGCACAGGGTCAGCAGAAAAAAGCAATCCAGGCATACCAGGAAGCGGAAAAACTCTTCCAGAAAGCAGGTGATAAGGCCCGCCTCCTGAAAAAAATCCTTGATACTCAGGAATAA
- a CDS encoding RNA methyltransferase gives MKTNQSGLDIVLVHHPVVNKVGEIIGSAVTNLDIHDIARAGKTYGVDNYYIVTPYEDQHKLVAEILEHWDSGHGAKYNPARKEALELVTLADSLERVVEMVTEKRGHKPLLLSTSARTQEKTLSYTDVRARIRAKESLLLLFGTAHGLAPEVMETTDYCIPPVGANSGYNHLSVRSAVSIILDRLLGV, from the coding sequence ATGAAGACAAACCAGAGCGGGTTAGACATTGTTCTTGTTCACCACCCCGTAGTCAATAAGGTTGGCGAGATTATCGGATCAGCCGTAACCAATCTCGATATCCATGATATTGCACGGGCTGGCAAAACATACGGTGTGGACAACTACTATATCGTCACACCCTATGAGGACCAGCATAAACTGGTCGCTGAGATACTTGAACACTGGGATAGTGGTCATGGTGCGAAATACAACCCTGCTCGAAAGGAAGCCCTTGAACTTGTCACCCTTGCTGACAGTCTTGAACGAGTGGTTGAAATGGTTACTGAAAAACGTGGCCATAAACCTCTACTGCTTTCGACAAGCGCCAGGACTCAGGAAAAGACGTTAAGTTATACAGATGTTCGTGCCAGGATCAGAGCGAAAGAATCCTTACTCCTTCTCTTTGGAACAGCGCATGGACTTGCCCCGGAGGTTATGGAGACAACAGATTACTGTATCCCTCCTGTTGGCGCGAATAGTGGCTACAATCATCTCTCTGTACGCTCGGCAGTATCGATCATACTTGATCGGCTCCTCGGTGTATGA
- the rplS gene encoding 50S ribosomal protein L19 → MSTIIDRIEMEQMRQDHPDFRPGDTVKVYIRIIEGAKERVQIFQGVVIKRKKANMGASYTVRKISHGVGVEKTFALHNPRIEKIEVVSRGRVRQSRLYYLRGRRGKAARIRERGIVR, encoded by the coding sequence ATGAGCACAATTATTGACAGAATTGAAATGGAACAGATGCGTCAGGATCACCCAGATTTTCGTCCCGGTGATACGGTTAAAGTATATATTCGTATTATTGAGGGTGCAAAAGAGCGTGTCCAGATCTTTCAAGGCGTAGTTATAAAACGCAAAAAAGCAAACATGGGTGCATCCTACACCGTTCGCAAGATATCCCACGGTGTTGGTGTGGAAAAAACATTTGCACTGCACAATCCTCGTATTGAAAAAATTGAAGTTGTAAGCCGTGGACGAGTTCGTCAATCCCGTCTCTACTACCTTCGTGGGAGACGTGGTAAAGCTGCACGTATCCGCGAGCGCGGCATTGTGCGTTAA
- the tmk gene encoding dTMP kinase, translating to MTSPNEPGRLIVFEGTDGTGKSTQLKLLAKALQEKGLAVVSTREPTDGKYGQQIRELYSDRGNVSLEEELNLFLADRQEHVESFLRPALHDGKIILCDRYYLSTIAYQGAAGLEPSMILNRNSFAPVPDLAILFHAPIAIGVKRITQNRGDTQNDFEKEGYLKKVAQQFELLNLPYIRRINASGTIETVHREVLKLVLQLLEA from the coding sequence ATGACATCTCCAAACGAACCCGGCCGCCTCATTGTTTTTGAAGGGACAGATGGTACAGGAAAATCAACCCAACTGAAGCTTTTAGCCAAGGCTCTCCAGGAAAAAGGCTTGGCTGTTGTCTCCACCCGTGAACCAACGGATGGTAAATATGGACAACAGATTCGAGAGTTGTATAGTGATCGCGGAAACGTAAGTCTCGAGGAGGAACTCAATCTTTTTCTGGCCGACAGACAGGAACATGTTGAGTCCTTCCTCAGGCCAGCATTACATGATGGAAAAATCATTCTCTGTGACCGCTACTATCTCTCGACCATTGCCTACCAGGGGGCAGCAGGACTCGAACCATCCATGATCCTGAACCGTAACAGTTTTGCACCTGTCCCTGATCTTGCCATTCTTTTCCATGCTCCCATCGCCATCGGGGTTAAACGTATTACTCAAAACCGCGGTGACACCCAGAATGATTTTGAAAAAGAGGGGTATCTAAAAAAGGTGGCTCAACAGTTTGAATTACTGAACCTTCCCTATATCAGACGTATTAACGCATCGGGAACCATAGAGACCGTCCACCGGGAAGTTCTTAAACTGGTTCTGCAACTTCTTGAGGCATGA
- the pdxA gene encoding 4-hydroxythreonine-4-phosphate dehydrogenase PdxA yields the protein MIPLAITMGCPAGIGPEIILKYFTQPQNPMQFPCIVVGDKNVLNVYAQRLAIDCTIIPWLPGDAIPAGQNIIPVYETSELSKNSIQPGKFTKETAIAMASAIISAVKGIKEGWLSGLCTCPISKEALQKSGHLYPGHTEMLARLTASGNQVMMLAGNTLRVTLATIHCGIAQVSGLLNKDLLLNLYRTTHKSLHVDFNIPAPRLAVAALNPHAGEGGMFGNEEEKIIIPSIEAGQKEGIVLHGPFPPDTIFFKAAQGEYDAVVCMYHDQGLIPFKLLHFKDGVNVTLGLPIVRTSVDHGTAYDIAGKGIADPSSLAAAVALATQIIHNRTQLDTI from the coding sequence ATGATACCATTAGCTATCACAATGGGATGTCCCGCCGGTATCGGCCCTGAAATCATTCTGAAATATTTCACCCAACCCCAAAATCCCATGCAATTCCCCTGCATTGTGGTTGGCGACAAAAACGTTCTTAACGTCTATGCCCAACGACTAGCCATCGACTGTACTATTATACCGTGGCTGCCAGGAGATGCTATTCCAGCAGGTCAAAACATTATCCCTGTTTACGAGACATCAGAACTCAGTAAAAATTCGATTCAACCAGGAAAATTCACCAAAGAGACTGCTATCGCCATGGCATCTGCCATCATCTCCGCAGTCAAAGGGATCAAGGAAGGCTGGTTGTCAGGCCTCTGTACCTGTCCGATTTCCAAGGAAGCACTTCAGAAGAGTGGACACCTCTACCCTGGGCATACTGAGATGCTAGCCAGGCTCACAGCCTCAGGAAACCAGGTGATGATGCTTGCCGGAAACACTCTTCGAGTGACGCTTGCTACCATTCACTGCGGTATCGCTCAGGTTTCCGGACTACTCAACAAAGACTTACTCCTCAATCTCTACCGGACCACTCACAAAAGCCTTCACGTTGATTTCAACATCCCCGCCCCCAGACTGGCAGTGGCCGCCCTTAACCCACACGCCGGTGAAGGTGGTATGTTTGGTAATGAAGAGGAAAAAATCATAATTCCGTCCATTGAAGCAGGCCAAAAAGAAGGCATTGTCTTGCACGGTCCTTTTCCGCCTGATACAATTTTCTTTAAGGCAGCTCAGGGTGAGTATGATGCTGTTGTCTGTATGTATCATGATCAGGGACTTATCCCTTTCAAACTGCTCCATTTCAAAGATGGTGTAAATGTTACTCTTGGTCTACCCATTGTCAGGACATCGGTCGATCATGGCACCGCTTATGATATTGCAGGAAAAGGCATCGCGGATCCATCAAGCCTTGCTGCAGCTGTTGCGCTTGCAACTCAAATAATTCATAATAGAACGCAACTCGACACCATATGA
- a CDS encoding AMIN domain-containing protein: MNGRKFVFSVAVLASIFLFSGMLHAAEGLIEKVEFQKDNGKIESVVFHLNGPWLPKIFSLKGDNPRVVFDFMETAMVRSVPNAIETQGTMIQKIRLGRHADKTRVVIDLTAGGDFNFDQQFDEQNNIFTVQLFSANFPEKDAVAPEKVIAEEPVAETIAAEPVQDIVATAATAEVVESEKPAEPVENSPAPQEEEGPGVDPLLLEVTFENTSNKGEMILFKLNGFYPPEVVGEEEGTPLVICNFPGTRLDEKVVQTQAIHGEYIEQVNIQELKDSDLVRVTLELVPSKNYDLQQVFFKEDNLFVIIVNSYDSLDGMKK, encoded by the coding sequence ATGAATGGTCGTAAATTTGTTTTTTCTGTTGCTGTTTTGGCTTCCATTTTTCTGTTTTCCGGTATGTTGCATGCTGCGGAAGGATTAATAGAAAAAGTTGAATTCCAGAAGGATAATGGCAAAATTGAATCGGTTGTTTTTCATCTCAATGGTCCCTGGCTACCCAAAATATTTTCTTTAAAGGGGGACAATCCTCGTGTTGTCTTTGATTTTATGGAGACAGCCATGGTACGAAGTGTTCCGAATGCTATTGAAACTCAAGGTACCATGATCCAGAAAATCAGACTGGGACGGCATGCCGATAAGACCAGAGTCGTGATCGACCTTACTGCCGGTGGTGATTTTAACTTTGACCAGCAGTTTGATGAACAGAACAATATTTTTACCGTTCAGCTCTTTTCCGCAAATTTTCCGGAAAAAGATGCGGTTGCACCGGAAAAAGTGATTGCTGAAGAACCCGTCGCAGAAACGATAGCAGCTGAGCCGGTGCAGGATATTGTGGCGACTGCAGCGACAGCGGAAGTTGTGGAGTCAGAAAAACCAGCAGAGCCTGTGGAAAACAGTCCAGCTCCGCAGGAAGAGGAAGGCCCTGGTGTTGATCCTCTGCTTCTTGAGGTGACATTTGAAAACACATCCAACAAGGGAGAGATGATTCTTTTCAAGTTGAATGGTTTTTATCCTCCCGAGGTCGTTGGAGAAGAGGAGGGGACACCGCTTGTTATCTGCAATTTTCCAGGAACCAGGCTCGATGAAAAAGTAGTTCAGACCCAGGCCATTCATGGCGAATACATCGAACAGGTGAATATTCAAGAGCTAAAAGATTCTGATCTCGTACGTGTGACGCTTGAGCTTGTTCCCAGTAAGAATTATGATCTGCAGCAGGTTTTTTTTAAAGAAGACAATCTGTTTGTGATTATTGTGAACTCCTATGATTCACTGGATGGTATGAAAAAGTAG
- the trmD gene encoding tRNA (guanosine(37)-N1)-methyltransferase TrmD, whose product MIFDILTIFPDLLESPLNEAIIRRAREADQVHIEITNIRDFATDRHSMTDDRPFGGGEGMVMKPEPLSAALASVNQKNESGRVVLLSPQGRQYTQEIARELSREKHLILVCGRYEGVDERFRSASVDDELSIGDYILTGGELAAMVIIDSVTRLLPGVLGCADSAKKDTFSRRLLKHPQYTRPRVFEGREIPEILLSGDHAKIEEYRFVESVKRTLDRRPDLLRKEFGSFSRIEAKLLRKHQLYDIIKALQEQ is encoded by the coding sequence GTGATCTTTGATATACTGACAATTTTTCCTGATTTGCTTGAATCACCGCTGAATGAAGCAATTATTCGTCGGGCACGCGAAGCAGATCAGGTGCATATAGAAATAACTAATATTCGAGACTTTGCCACGGACAGACACTCCATGACCGATGACCGGCCATTTGGAGGTGGTGAAGGTATGGTGATGAAGCCAGAACCGCTCAGTGCTGCTCTTGCTTCGGTTAACCAGAAAAACGAATCAGGCAGGGTTGTACTCCTCAGTCCACAGGGCAGACAGTACACTCAGGAAATTGCCAGGGAACTCAGTCGCGAAAAGCATCTTATCCTGGTTTGTGGCCGTTATGAAGGAGTGGATGAACGCTTCAGAAGTGCAAGTGTTGATGATGAACTCTCCATTGGTGACTATATTCTCACCGGAGGAGAACTTGCAGCCATGGTCATTATTGACTCCGTGACCAGATTGTTACCAGGTGTTTTAGGATGTGCTGATTCTGCCAAAAAAGATACCTTCAGCCGACGATTATTGAAGCACCCTCAATACACACGGCCAAGAGTTTTTGAAGGTAGAGAAATTCCTGAAATATTGCTTTCAGGTGATCATGCCAAAATTGAAGAGTATCGTTTTGTAGAGTCCGTTAAAAGGACTCTGGATCGCAGGCCTGATTTATTGCGAAAAGAGTTTGGATCATTCAGCAGGATAGAAGCAAAATTGCTTCGCAAACATCAGCTTTATGATATAATAAAAGCGTTGCAAGAACAATGA
- a CDS encoding TrpB-like pyridoxal phosphate-dependent enzyme has protein sequence MTTKKIVLRDDEMPTQWYNVGPDIPNGLLPPLDPETKQPMGPEKLGAIFPMSLLEQEMSQERFIDIPEEVLDVLKIWRPSPMVRARALEKALGTKSKIYFKNEGVSPVGSHKPNSAVPQAYYNAKEGIKRLATETGAGQWGSALSFATQKFGLDCKVYMVKISFDQKPYRKSMMHTFGASIVASPSVDTNIGRQIREQYPDTAGSLGIAISEAIEDAASRDDTNYALGSVLNHVVLHQSIIGLEAKKQMAIAGDYPDVIVGCCGGGSNFAGLACPYVPDYLEGKKIRFVGVEPASCPSLTGGTLAYDFGDVAQTTPLLNMYTLGHDFIPPGIHAGGLRYHGMSPIVSAMVREKIVDPVKVHQLECFEAGVLFARTEGIIPAPETCHAIRGAIIEATREPEKPQTILFNFSGHGLIDMASYDKYFSGDLHDYEYPQEAIAASMAKLPKI, from the coding sequence ATGACAACTAAGAAGATTGTCCTTCGTGATGATGAGATGCCAACTCAATGGTACAATGTAGGTCCTGATATCCCTAATGGTCTGCTGCCACCCCTTGATCCAGAGACCAAGCAACCCATGGGACCGGAAAAACTTGGCGCAATCTTCCCCATGTCACTTCTTGAGCAGGAAATGTCCCAGGAACGATTTATTGATATTCCTGAAGAGGTGCTCGACGTCCTGAAAATCTGGCGGCCTTCTCCCATGGTCCGTGCCAGAGCACTTGAAAAAGCACTGGGAACGAAATCCAAGATTTACTTCAAAAATGAAGGTGTTTCTCCGGTTGGATCACATAAGCCTAACTCAGCAGTCCCTCAGGCATATTATAATGCCAAGGAAGGAATCAAACGGTTGGCCACAGAAACAGGTGCCGGACAGTGGGGCAGTGCTCTCTCTTTTGCAACCCAAAAATTTGGCCTGGACTGCAAGGTCTATATGGTGAAGATTTCCTTTGACCAGAAACCATACCGAAAATCCATGATGCACACCTTTGGGGCCTCCATTGTGGCAAGTCCAAGTGTGGACACCAATATCGGCCGTCAAATCCGTGAACAATACCCAGACACCGCTGGTTCTCTGGGCATTGCCATTTCAGAAGCCATAGAGGATGCTGCAAGCCGGGACGACACCAATTACGCACTTGGCTCTGTCTTAAACCATGTTGTCCTTCATCAGTCTATTATTGGCCTTGAAGCAAAGAAACAGATGGCTATCGCAGGAGACTATCCCGATGTTATTGTCGGTTGCTGCGGTGGTGGATCAAATTTTGCCGGCCTTGCCTGTCCCTATGTTCCAGATTATCTGGAAGGTAAAAAGATACGTTTTGTCGGCGTAGAGCCTGCCTCATGCCCATCGCTCACCGGAGGTACCCTTGCCTACGACTTTGGCGATGTAGCGCAAACCACTCCACTACTGAACATGTATACTTTGGGCCATGATTTCATCCCTCCTGGAATCCATGCCGGTGGCCTGCGCTATCATGGCATGTCTCCCATTGTGTCAGCCATGGTTCGTGAGAAGATAGTTGATCCTGTTAAAGTCCATCAGCTCGAGTGCTTCGAGGCCGGAGTGCTCTTTGCTAGAACAGAAGGCATCATTCCAGCGCCTGAGACCTGCCACGCCATCCGCGGTGCAATCATAGAAGCAACCCGTGAGCCTGAAAAACCTCAGACCATTCTCTTCAATTTTTCAGGACATGGTCTTATTGATATGGCATCCTATGATAAATATTTTTCAGGCGACCTTCATGACTACGAATACCCACAGGAAGCTATCGCTGCCTCAATGGCTAAACTGCCAAAAATATAA
- a CDS encoding ribonuclease HII translates to MCVKTNTPKKKISSFKQLPDSLLALFDPPRDDNYFLERTLQQQGYPVVAGLDEVGRGPLAGPVVAAAVILPSNCQHSLFIDSKKLTPKKRQLLFEYLYEIPAHIGIGIVSHKIIDKINILQASLLAMKRGVNELTKLKVVPDFLLVDGKFPIPTRTPQQPLIKGETRSASIAAASIVAKVTRDRIMAELHSKYPHYNFIKNQGYPTREHRSAISSHGITPHHRVTFRGVKEFV, encoded by the coding sequence TTGTGCGTTAAAACGAATACGCCCAAAAAGAAAATCTCGTCTTTCAAACAGCTACCGGATTCACTTCTGGCTCTGTTTGATCCTCCCCGGGACGATAATTATTTTCTCGAACGAACTCTGCAACAACAGGGCTATCCTGTTGTTGCAGGGCTCGACGAGGTTGGTCGAGGCCCTCTGGCAGGACCTGTCGTTGCCGCAGCAGTGATACTCCCTTCAAACTGCCAGCATTCCCTCTTTATCGACTCTAAAAAGCTCACTCCGAAGAAACGTCAGCTACTCTTTGAGTATCTTTATGAAATACCTGCTCACATTGGTATTGGTATTGTCTCTCATAAAATCATAGACAAAATTAATATTTTGCAGGCCTCACTCCTTGCCATGAAACGTGGCGTGAATGAACTTACAAAACTAAAGGTTGTACCCGACTTCCTTCTTGTGGATGGAAAATTTCCTATCCCCACGCGAACGCCCCAACAGCCATTAATCAAGGGTGAAACACGATCGGCCTCCATTGCTGCGGCCTCTATTGTTGCAAAGGTTACCCGTGATAGAATCATGGCTGAACTGCACAGCAAATACCCTCACTACAATTTCATTAAAAACCAGGGTTACCCTACAAGAGAGCACCGCTCGGCCATTTCATCCCATGGTATCACTCCCCATCATCGCGTGACATTCAGAGGGGTGAAGGAATTTGTCTAA